Genomic window (Streptomyces sp. NBC_00078):
CGAACGCCACGGCCAGTACGACGCCCAGGACGATCAGCCCGATGATCTGCGCCGAACCCCAGCCCCAGGTCGTGCCGCCGAGGGAGGCGACCAGGATCAGGCAGGTGGCGACCGAGGCGATGAGGAACGTGCCGAGGTAGTCGATGACGTGTGGTGTGGCCCTGCGGGGGATGTGCAGGGCGGCCGCGATCACGGCGAGGGCGACGACGCCGACGGGCAGGTTGATGTAGAAGACCCAGCGCCAGCTGAGGTGTTGGGTGAACACTCCGCCGAGCAGCGGGCCGAGCACACTCGTCGCGCCGAAGACCGCTCCGAACAGCCCCTGGTACCGGCCGCGTTCCCGGGGCGAGACGACATCCCCGACGATCGCCATCGACAGCACGATCAGACCGCCGCCGCCCAGGCCCTGAACTGCCCGGAAGGCGATGAGCTGGGGCATGTTCTGCGCCGTTCCGCAGAGCGCCGAGCCGATGAGAAAGATCACGATCGCGATCTGGAACAGTCGCTTCCGCCCGTACTGGTCGCCGAGCTTGCCCCACAGCGGAGTCGCCGCGGTCGAGGCCAGCAGATAGGCGGTGACCACCCAGGACAGGTGCTCCAGGCCGCCCAGGTCGCTGACGATGGTGGGCAGCGCGGTCGACACGATGGTCTGGTCGAGGGCGGCGAGCAGCAGTCCGAGGAGCAGCGCGCCGATCGAGACGAGGACGTTGCCTGACACGTGTTCCTGGGCGGCGCTGCCCCGCTTCGGGGGCTTCGCGGGTGGCTGTGCGTCTCGCACATTCCCCGTCATACCGTGCGCATCCCCGGCCATGAAGACCTCCCGAGGCTCTCGTTACAGGTCCATGGTGATCGCTGTGACCGGTTATGGCCTGTTGAGTCCTGTTGGAAGCCGATATTCCGGAGGCTGGGGCAGCGGCCCGAAGACGATCTGGATAACCTCTGGAGTTCGCGAGGGGAGCGTGAAGAGAGGGAAGAACGCGTGAGAGACCCGAAAGGTCAGCAGTGCCCGGAGTGCGGTGCGCCCAGAGGGGCGGACAACACCCCGTCCTGCGGCTGCACTCGACGGGCGTCCGACGCCCTGCGCGATGCCCGTACGGCCGAACAGGCGGCGGCGGAGGACTTCGATCCGCTGCGCATCCGGCCGTACGTCGAACTGGAGGGCGATAACGGGACGGCCGAGCACCCGGCGGCCTCGCCCGCACCGGCCCCGCCCGCACTGGCCCCGCCCGCCCCGGCTCCGGTGCCGGCGGCCGAGGCGACGATGCCGTTGCGCACCGTGAGCCCCGAGGCGCCGAGCGCCGACGATCTGCGCCTGTTCGAGCAGGCGCCCGCGGGCGGCCGGTACGACGAAGCGGTGAGACCGCGCGGCAGAGGCCGTACGGTGCTGCTCGGCGTGGGCGGGGCCGTGGTCGCCGTCGTGGCGGCGGCGGGGCTGGCGAGCGGGATGTTCTCGTACGAGAAGCCGTCGCGGGAGAGCGCACTGCCCGACGACATACGGGCGAGCGTGCCGGACGCGTCGACGGGACCCGCGTCCGCGCCTCCGTCCCGGACCGGGGCCGCGCCGTCGCTACGGCCGCCCGCGCCGCCGGTGCCGCCCGTCAGCGCGAGCCCGTCACCCTCGGCGTCCCCGTCGGCGACGAGCGCCTCCCCGAGCCCGTCCCGCTCGGCCGAGCCGACACGGAGCGCACCGTCGGCCGGCGCCACCAGCAGCACGGGCGCGTCCGACAACAGCCGCAAGGCCCCGCCCCCCGTCCTGCGCCGCGGCTCCGAGGGCGCCGAGGTCACCGAACTCGAACTACGGCTGACCCAGCTCGGCCTCTACCCGAGTAAGGCGAGCGGCCACTACAACGAGGGCGTCGAGGACGCGGTCAGCAGATACCAGCTGGCGCGGGGACTCCAACAGGACGGACTGGGGGTGTACGGGGCGGAGACACGGTCACGACTGGAGTCCGAGACGACCGACCCCTGAAACGCCGGTCGGCCCATCTCGCGGACAGCCGCCCAAATCAGCCCGTCCGGCGTTTGAGGACGAGGCTGTTCAGGCCGACAGCGGGGGTCTGGGGGCGGCAGCCCCCAGCGCTACGGCACGTACAGGCCCTACCGCACGTACAACCGAACAGCCCCGTCCACCGCGGCAGCGACCCGTACCCGAGTCAGATCCCGCACCACCACATCCGGCTCGTGCAGATCGGCCCGCGCCCCGACGCCCACGACCCGCATCCCCGCGGAGCGCCCCGCCTGGATCCCGGCCGCCGAGTCCTCGAAGACGATGCAGTCGGCCGGGTCGACACCCAGTTCGGCGGCGCCCTTGAGGAACCCCTCGGGGTCCGGCTTGCTGGCACCGACCGATTCGGCGGTCACGCGCACGTCGGGAAGCTCCAGACCGGCGGCGGCCATACGGGCCGTGGAGAGCGGCACGTCGGCCGAGGTCACCAGGGCGTGCGGGACGCCGCGCAGGGAGGCGAGGAACTCGGGTGCGCCGGGGATCGCGACGACACCGTCCATGTCGGCCGTCTCCTCGGCGAGCATGCGGGCGTTGTCGGCGAGGTTGTGCTCCATGGGGCGGTCGGGCAGCAGCAGCGCCATGGAGGCGTGGCCCTGGCGCCCGTGCACCACCTTCATGACCTCGGCCGCGTCCAGCCCGTGCCGCTCGGACCAGCGCCGCCAGCAGCGCTCGACGACGGCGTCGGAGTTCACGAGGGTGCCGTCCATGTCCAGCAGGAGGGCGCGGGCGGTGAGGACGGTGGGCACGGTGGTGACCGTCATCGGCAGCTCCAAGGCGCGGAGGAACGAGCGGGGCGCAGGGTAGGGCCCCGCAGGGACAAGGCGGCCCCGCCTGCCGGTCAGGGAAAACAGGCGGGAACCACTTTGTTCCTCCACGGTACAAAATCGCCGGAGTATCCGCCACCGCTTTCGGCAACAGTTCACCGGACGTTCAGGCACGAGCGGCCCAAGGGGGCACCCCAACCGAACAGCCGGCGCCCGCCCAGCCCGGGTGTCACGCGCACCCAGCCCGGACACCTGCCCTCAGTCCGGCCACCGGCCCTCAGCCGGCCACCGCCTCCCAGAGGCTCCACACGCCGAGCGCCACCATCAGGAGGGCCGCGATCCTGGTGATGAGGGACAGCGGGACGCGCTTCATCAGGGCCTTTCCGCCGACGATGCCGAGTCCGGCCACCGCCCAAAGCGCCAGCACCGCGCCGAGGCCGACGGAGAGCGGGTCGTCGTAGCGGGCCGCGAGGTTGGCCGTCATGATCTGCGTCAGGTCTCCGAACTCGGCGACCAGGATGAGCATGAACCCGGCGCCGGCGACCTTCCAGAAGGACTGGTTCTCCGGCTTGCGGATCTCCTCGTCACCCTCGTCCGTCTTCATCAGCAGCACCGCGGCACCGCCCAGGAAGAGGACGCCGGTCACCACGTGCACGATCTGCTGCGGCAGCAGCGTCAGCACGCTGCCCGCCGCGACGGCCAGAGCGACATGGAGCGCGAAGGCCGCGGCGACGCCCGCGAAGACGTACGAGGCGCGGTAGCGGGTGCCGAGGACGAGCCCGGCGAGCGCGGTCTTGTCCGGCAGTTCGGCCAGGAAGACGACGCCGAAGACAAGCGCCGTGACGGTGATGCTGATCAAGGTTCCTCAATCGGTCGGGGCTGCCCCACCGAGAGTGCCGTGACTGCGATACGAGACACCTCGGTACGGCAGCACACACATGTGCACTGCTTACCGAAGGTCTCGCTGGCCGACCCCGTGACCGAGGTCTGCCTCCGGGCGCCGGCTCAGACGAGCTGAGCAGTATGTCGACGGTCCGGCGAAGAGCTACTCCCCTTCTGCGTCGTCCATGGTACGCGACCGGCCCGCGACCGAAAGTCCGGCTGTAAACCTTGTGGCGTCATGTACACGTCACTAGCTTCTAACCGTACGCACACCCTCCCGCAACACGGCGCCGCGAGTATTCCCTCGCTCGCACTCCAACGCCCCCAGCCCCCAAGGGAGTTCGCATGCAGAAGTTCTACGCGCGTCGACGACTGAGCATACTCGCAGCCCTCACCGGACTCATAGCGTCGGTCGGGCTCTTCAACGGTCCGACCGCCTCCGCCGCCCTCCCCACCCCGGTCAGCGCGGCCACCGCCCGCACCTACCTCGCCTCCCTCACCGTGGCGACTGAGGACCGCACCGGCTACCAGCGCTCCCTGTTCCCCACCTGGATCACCATCAGCGGCACCTGCAACACCCGTGAGTACGTCCTCAAGCGCGACGGCTCCAACGTCGTGACCAACTCCGCCTGCACCGCCACCAGCGGCAGCTGGTACTCGGTCTACGACGGCGCCACCTGGACCGCCGCCTCCGACCTGGACATCGACCACCTCGTCCCGCTCGCCGAGGCCTGGGACTCCGGGGCAAGCAAGTGGACCACCGCCCAGCGCCAGGCCTTCGCCAACGACGTGACCCGTCCGCAGCTGATCGCCGTCACCGACAACGTGAACCAGCAGAAGAGCGACCAGGACCCGGCCGAGTGGATGCCCCCGCTCAGCTCGTACGCCTGCACCTACGTCCGCGCCTGGGTCCAGGTGAAGTACTACTACGACCTCTCGGTCGACTCGGCGGAGAAGAGCAAGCTCAGCTCGGTCCTCAACGGCTGCTGAAACGGCGGATGATCCGGCGGCTCAGCGGCTGCTGATCCGGCGGATTCCGTAGCGGAACCTCCCCACCGGCCTCCGTCGTTCCGTACCGTACGGGGCGACGGAGGAGGGCGATCAGGTGTCCGGACTGCGGCTGGGGCCATTGCTGAGGTTTGCCGACGGGACGTCCGCGACCGTCTGGGTCGAGACGAGCCGCCCGTGCACCGCCGAGGTGCGCTGCGCGGACGGCGCCCGTGGTGAGTCCCGCACGTTCCAGGTGGCGGGCCATCACTATGCGCTGGTGCCGGTCACCGGGCTGACGCCTGGCACGACGACGCCGTACGAGGTGTTCCTGGACGGCGCGCGGGTGTGGCCGCTGTCCGAAGCACCCTTCTCGTCGTTCCCGCCCTCCGTCATCAGGACCTCGCCGGCGGGCGGCGAGCTGCGCGTCTCGTTCGGCTCCTGCCGCTGGGCCGCCCCGGCCGCGGACAAGCGGGACCCGGTCGGCCCCGACGCCCTGGACACCCTCGCCGCACGTATCGCGGCCGACCCGGACGGCGAACGGCCGGACGTGCTGCTGCTGTTGGGCGACCAGGTGTACGCCGACGAGACCTCCGAGGCGACCGGCCGCTGGCTGGCCGCCCGACGCGACCTGCGCGAGCCGCCGGGCAGCGAGGTCGCAGATTACGAGGAGTACACCCGCCTGTACTACGAGTCGTGGCTCGACCCGGAGGTGCGCTGGCTGCTGTCCACCGTGCCGAGCTGCATGATCTTCGACGATCACGACGTCATCGACGACTGGAACACCTCCGCCGCCTGGCTGGAGGACATGCGGGCCACCCCCTGGTGGCGCGAACGGCTGCTCAGCGGTCTGATGTCGTACTGGGTGCACCAGCACCTGGGGAACCTGTCGCCGGCGGAACTCGCCGTCGACCCCCTGTACGCGGCCGTGCGCGAGGCCCCCGACGGCACCGACGACCTGCGCGCCTTCGCCGCCAAGGCCGACGTCGCCCCGGCCGCCGTGCGCTGGAGCTATCGGCGCGACTTCGGCCGCGTACGCCTGCTGATGGTGGACTCGCGCGCGGCTCGGGTGCTCGAAGAGGACAAGCGCTCGATGCTCGACCCCGGGGAGGCCGAGTGGCTGCGCGAACAGGCCCTCCAGGAACGGGACTCGTACGACCACCTCCTCATCGGCACCTCCCTGCCCTGGCTTCTGCCGCACCTGGTGCACGACGCCGAGGCGTGGAACGCGGCCCTGTGCCGGGGAGAGCGCGGGACGCGCTGGGCGCGGTTCGGGGAGAAGCTGCGGCGCAAGGCCGACCTGGAGCACTGGGCTGCCTTCCCGGCATCCTTCGCCGCGCTGGCCGATCTGATCGCCGAGGCCGGTTCGGGACCGGAGGCACCCGCGACGATCCTGGTCCTGTCGGGAGACGTGCATCACGCGTACGTGGCCGAGCCGACGTGGGTCTCGGGCGCCGCGCCGGACGCCCGCGTCCTGCAGCTGACCTGCTCTCCCGTCCACAACTCCGTACCCGCGTACATGCGCTTCGGCTTCCGGTTCGGCTGGAGCGCGGCGGCCCGGGCCCTGGGCCGCCGCTTCCTGCGCCACGGCCGCTGCTCCCGGCCCCCGGTCGACTGGCGCAAAAAGGGCGGCCCTTGGTTCGGCAACCAGCTCATGACGCTGACGGTGCGAGGCCGCTGGGCGCGGCTGCGGCTGGAGCAGGCCCGGCCGGACGGCGTGCTGAAGACCGTGGAGGATTCCGTCCTCACTCCGCATGAGTGACTGAGCGGCCGTAGTACCCGATGTCTCGTCAAATCAAGGCACATTCAAGGCAGTTCGTGTTCGGTGTACCTCCGGAGGGCTGCACCGGCTGACGGCGGCGAGCGCTCGCCAGGGATGGATTCGGACACACTTTCGGTCGCCGAAGCGGCGGCGAGAGCCTCTCCTACGTGCGACTGCGGGCGAAACGGAACCGGGAGCGGAACCCCGCCGATGGCCGAATGTTGAACTTGCAAGCATCGAAAACGTGGACCTACCGTGAAGGACCCGCTCGGTTCGTCCCCCAGGCCGGTCTGCCCCGGACCGACCCGACCGAAGGAGATATCCCCATATGTCCTCTCGCCTCAACGACGCCCAGCCATATGCCCTGGGCCTGTTCCGCGTCGTCGTCGGCCTGCTCTTCGCCTGTCACGGCGCAGCCTCCCTCTTCGGCGTCCTCGGCGGCGCGGTCGGCACGAACGGCGGCACCATCGAGAGCGGTGTCTGGCCGTTCTGGTACGCGGCCGTCATCCAGCTGGTCGGCGGCGTCCTCGTCCTGCTCGGCCTGGGCACGCGTGCCGCCGCGTTCATAGCCTCCGGCTCGATGGCTTACGCCTACTTCAAGATCCACCAGCCGAACGCACTGTTTCCGATGCAGAACGGCGGCGAGGCCTCCGTGATGTTCTGCTGGGCGATGCTGCTGCTCGTCTTCACCGGCTCCGGCGCCTTCGGCCTGGACCGGCTGTTCGCGAAGCGCTCGACGAGCCAGAGCCGGCCGGCCGCGGACCAGACGCCGGTCGCTGTCTGATCCCCGCTGTCCGTGACGCGAAGGGTCTGCCCCACCGGGGCGGGCCCTTCGCGTCACGTGCGGGCTCCGTCGCGGGGCAGGTGAAAGTCCTGTGCCAGTCACACGCGCCCCCCGTGAACCCCCTGTCACACCCCGCGCGTACGCTGTATGGCTGTCAAGGCCGCTCTTGCCGCTCCCTCGCGACGTCGCGGCGCGGTCTGGCCACGGGGGAGTCACGGGGGAGTTCGCGGTGCTGGAGAGTGTGGGGTCGCTGACCGGCAGCCCATGGATCTACGCCATGGTGGCGCTGTCGGTCCTGCTCGACGTGTTCGTGCCGGTCCTGCCGAGCGGCGTACTGGTGATCACGGCCGCGACGGCGGCGGCCGCGGGCTCGGCGACCGGCCACGTGCCGCACGCGGTCCCCGACATCCTGTCCCTGACGATCTGCGCGGCCACAGCCTCCGTCCTCGGCGACCTCGTGGCCTACCGCCTGGCCTGGCGCGGCGGTGAACGCCTGGACCGCGCGATCGCCCGCTCACGCCGGCTGACCACCGCGCAGGAACGTCTCGGCGCGGCTCTGGCCCGCGGCGGCGGGGCCCTGGTGATCCTCGCCCGGTTCGCCCCGGCCGGCCGCTCGGTGGTCTCCCTCGGCGCGGGCGCCGCCCACCGCCGCCCCCGCGACTTCCTCCCCTGGTCCGCCCTGGCGGGGCTGGCCTGGGCGACGTACAGCGTGGCGCTGGGGTACTACGGCGGGCAGTGGCTGGGTACGACGTGGCTGGCCACGGCGGTGTCGGTGCTGGCGCTGTTCGGGGCGGGGGCCGGGGCGGCGTACGTGATGCGGCGACCGGCCAAGGCGTCCTAGGCGAACGCGTACCGGGCGAACGCGCTCCGCGGGCCGGTGCCCCGACAGGCAACGTTCGCCCCGTCGCGACGCCCGGCACGCTCCCCCACTGCCTCAAGGGCGTGGGAGGTGCAAGTGCCCCACTCGCCGCACCGGCCACAGACCCAAGTACGTCCAGTACGACGGCCTACGCCCAGCACTCCCCCAGCCTCCGGCCGGGGGCACCCCCAGAGCACCCACCGGACGCCGCTCCTTTACGGGCAAACGTTGCCCGCCGGGGCACCAGCTAGGCGGCCGGCGCCTTCTGGCCCCGTACCTCAAGACCGGCCAGCAGCTCGGCCGTGACCTCGGTGATCGCGTCGACGGCGTGGTCGAAGACCTCCTGGTTGTGTGCGGCGGGCGCCCGGAAGCCGGACACCTTCCGTACGAACTGCAGGGCCGCGGCCCTGATCTCTTCCTCCGTCGCCTCTTCGGGCAACGCGGGCGGGCGAAGTGTCTTGATGCTCCGGCACATGAGACCAGTCTCACCCATGTCCGCGGCACCTGACAGGATCCCTTCCGAGGCGGCCACCACCGTTACGGGGCCGACCGACGAAGGGAACAACAGAATCATGGCGAACGAACTCACTGTCGCGGTCCTCGGCCCCGGCGGCACGGGCGGCCTGCTCGCGGGGCTCCTGTCCCGCGCCGGCCACCGCGTGATCTGCCTGTCCGGCGAGGAGACGGCCAAGACGCTGCGCGCGGACGGGGTCCGTGTCCGCAGCGGCCTGTTCGGCGACTTCACGGCCCGCGTCGAGGCGGACACCGTGCTGCGCGAACCGGTCGACGTATGCCTGGTCGCGGTGAAGCACACCGCCCTGGACGCCGCCCTGGGCCGCGTCCCGCCCACGGCCCTGGGCGACGGCCTCCTCGTACCACTCCTGAACGGCGTCGAGCACCCGGCTGCCCTGCGCGCCCGCTACGGCCCCGGCCTGGTCGCCCCGGCCGTCATCCGCGTCGAGTCGACCCGGGTCGAGGCGGGTGTGATCGAACACGGCAGCCCGTTCGCCGAGATCGACCTGACCGGCGAAGGGGTGGACCGGGCACGGCTCGACGCGTCGGCGCGGGCCCTTTCCGCCGCCGGCCCGGCGACCCGCGTCCTCGACGACGAGACGGCCGCGCTGTGGGCGAAGATGTCGTTCCTGGCGCCGTTCGCCCTGCTCACCACCAGGTACGGGCTCCCGCTGGGCGAGATCCGCAGCCGGCATCGGGACGAACTGACGGCCCTGGTCGAGGAGACGGCCGCGGTCAGCCGCGCGAGCGGCGGCCCGTCGGACCCGGCCCAGGCACTGGCCCGCTACGACGCCTTCCCGCCCTCGGCCAGGTCGTCGATGCAGCGCGACGCCGAGGCGGGCCGGCCCCTCGAACTGGACGCGATCGGCGGCGCGTTGCTGCGCGCGGCCGAGCGGCACGGGGTGAGTGTGCCGGTGGCGGCACGGCTGGTACGGGAGTTGAGGGACGCCGGACACTGACTCCCGCGCGTTTCGGGCCGGTTGGCGCTGCACCGACGCCGACCGGCCGACGGCTCGCTCCACGCCACCAGGCACCAGGCACCCGGCACCGGGCAGCACCGCCCACTTGGCACCGCCCACCGGCCCGCCCACTCGTTCGCATGAACCCCGGGAAGGAACTCGCATCCCAAATTCGAACAGGCGTAGCATTGTGCCGTGGCTACGACCTATGACTTTCCGAGTGACCTCCTGGCCGGTCAGGAGGAGCTGCATCAGGTCCGGGCCGAGCTGTCGGCCCTGTTCAAGCGGCTCCCCTGGTCTGTTGAGCCCCTGGACGGCTTCAGCGACGCGGGCGGCTGGCGCAAGGTGGAGCGCCCCGCCTCCCCCGGCTGGACGACCGACGAACAGGCCGCGGTCGAAAAGCTCCGACAGCGTGAGCACGAACTTGCCGTCTTCGTCAGCACCCATCGCTTCTGGGCAGAGGTCACGGCCGGCGAGCGGGTGGAAGCGCGCACCAGGCTGAAGCACGCCCGCGAGGCGTGAGGGACGCAGGAAGGCCCCGGCCATGAGCGGCCTGGGCCTTCCTGTCGGTGTGGGCGCGGACGGTTTCGAACCGCCGACATCCTGCTTGTAAGGCAGGCGCTCTACCCCTGAGCTACGCACCCGAGACGAGTCGACAGCCTACCTTGCCCGAGGCCATGCCCCGCAAACCCGTATCGGGGGCCGGCCGGTGCGGGGGTTTTCCCCACCCCGCATCCGGGAGTGGCCCGGATCCCCCTGCGGCCTCCGGCTCCGTACCGTCGAAGAGCTTTCAGCATCCGTCTCAGGGGGAGATCGTCATGGCCCGTACCGTCACCGCCCGCGCAGCCCTCGCCGCCGGGGCCGTCGTGGTTCTCGTCGGAGCCGCGACCGCCTGCGGCGCTTCAGCGGGGGACGACAAGGACCCCGATCACCGCTCGTTCGCACTGAAGGGGCACACCCTCACGGTCGACTCCGACGACTCGGCGCTGGAGATCGTCGCCGCGGACCACAACCCGCACGGGAAGGTCCAGGTCACGCGGTGGTTCCAGGGGACGGTCGCCATCGGGAAGGATCCCAGGGTGAGCTGGTCGATGAAGGACGACCGGCTGACGCTGCGGATGAAGTGCTCGGGTGTCGTCGCCGACTGCTCGGCCAAGCACCGGATCGAGGTGCCGCGCGGGGTCACCGTGAAGGTCGAGGACGGGGACGGCAGCGTGCGGGCACGCGGGTTCCAGGACGCGCTGAGCATTCGTACGGGCGACGGGTCCGTGCACGTCAGCGACACCACCGGCCCGCTGAATCTGCGCACCGGCGACGGCTCCGTGCACGCCGACGTCTCCTCGCGCCGAGTGCGCACCGAGACGGGTGACGGCTCCGTGCACCTCGAACTCGGCGCCGTACCGGACCTGGTGGACTCCCGCAGCGGCGACGGCTCGGTGACCATCGCGCTGCCCAGGTCCACGTACCGGGTGACGACCTCGTCGGACGACGGCTCGGTGCACGTGTCCGTGCCCCGTTCCGACTCCAGCTCGCACGTGGTGTCCGCGCGAACCGGTGACGGCAAACTCACTCTCAAGACCGCGAACTAACCGGCCCGTGTGTTCGTCCTTAACCGGTGGGAGAATGAAACGAGGCACCGGCCTGGACGGATGACAACACGGGAGAGGGATGTGACGGCGACACCTTCGAAGCCGTACTCGCCGTTGGTGCCGCGCGCACACCGTCAGGCGCTCAAGGACACCCTCACCCTGCTCGCCGTGCCGCTCGTCGTGGCGCTCGCGCTGCCCGCCGCGTTCGCCGGCGGCGGCACCCGGCGCTGGTTCGGCGGACGGGCCGAGAGCCAGCGGGCCGAGGCGCAGGCCGCGAAGGACGCCGCGGCGGCCGC
Coding sequences:
- a CDS encoding DedA family protein, yielding MLESVGSLTGSPWIYAMVALSVLLDVFVPVLPSGVLVITAATAAAAGSATGHVPHAVPDILSLTICAATASVLGDLVAYRLAWRGGERLDRAIARSRRLTTAQERLGAALARGGGALVILARFAPAGRSVVSLGAGAAHRRPRDFLPWSALAGLAWATYSVALGYYGGQWLGTTWLATAVSVLALFGAGAGAAYVMRRPAKAS
- a CDS encoding DUF4097 family beta strand repeat-containing protein encodes the protein MARTVTARAALAAGAVVVLVGAATACGASAGDDKDPDHRSFALKGHTLTVDSDDSALEIVAADHNPHGKVQVTRWFQGTVAIGKDPRVSWSMKDDRLTLRMKCSGVVADCSAKHRIEVPRGVTVKVEDGDGSVRARGFQDALSIRTGDGSVHVSDTTGPLNLRTGDGSVHADVSSRRVRTETGDGSVHLELGAVPDLVDSRSGDGSVTIALPRSTYRVTTSSDDGSVHVSVPRSDSSSHVVSARTGDGKLTLKTAN
- a CDS encoding DUF2277 domain-containing protein, producing the protein MCRSIKTLRPPALPEEATEEEIRAAALQFVRKVSGFRAPAAHNQEVFDHAVDAITEVTAELLAGLEVRGQKAPAA
- a CDS encoding HNH endonuclease family protein; amino-acid sequence: MQKFYARRRLSILAALTGLIASVGLFNGPTASAALPTPVSAATARTYLASLTVATEDRTGYQRSLFPTWITISGTCNTREYVLKRDGSNVVTNSACTATSGSWYSVYDGATWTAASDLDIDHLVPLAEAWDSGASKWTTAQRQAFANDVTRPQLIAVTDNVNQQKSDQDPAEWMPPLSSYACTYVRAWVQVKYYYDLSVDSAEKSKLSSVLNGC
- a CDS encoding DoxX family protein translates to MSSRLNDAQPYALGLFRVVVGLLFACHGAASLFGVLGGAVGTNGGTIESGVWPFWYAAVIQLVGGVLVLLGLGTRAAAFIASGSMAYAYFKIHQPNALFPMQNGGEASVMFCWAMLLLVFTGSGAFGLDRLFAKRSTSQSRPAADQTPVAV
- a CDS encoding ketopantoate reductase family protein, encoding MANELTVAVLGPGGTGGLLAGLLSRAGHRVICLSGEETAKTLRADGVRVRSGLFGDFTARVEADTVLREPVDVCLVAVKHTALDAALGRVPPTALGDGLLVPLLNGVEHPAALRARYGPGLVAPAVIRVESTRVEAGVIEHGSPFAEIDLTGEGVDRARLDASARALSAAGPATRVLDDETAALWAKMSFLAPFALLTTRYGLPLGEIRSRHRDELTALVEETAAVSRASGGPSDPAQALARYDAFPPSARSSMQRDAEAGRPLELDAIGGALLRAAERHGVSVPVAARLVRELRDAGH
- a CDS encoding HAD family hydrolase — its product is MTVTTVPTVLTARALLLDMDGTLVNSDAVVERCWRRWSERHGLDAAEVMKVVHGRQGHASMALLLPDRPMEHNLADNARMLAEETADMDGVVAIPGAPEFLASLRGVPHALVTSADVPLSTARMAAAGLELPDVRVTAESVGASKPDPEGFLKGAAELGVDPADCIVFEDSAAGIQAGRSAGMRVVGVGARADLHEPDVVVRDLTRVRVAAAVDGAVRLYVR
- a CDS encoding peptidoglycan-binding domain-containing protein, which produces MRDPKGQQCPECGAPRGADNTPSCGCTRRASDALRDARTAEQAAAEDFDPLRIRPYVELEGDNGTAEHPAASPAPAPPALAPPAPAPVPAAEATMPLRTVSPEAPSADDLRLFEQAPAGGRYDEAVRPRGRGRTVLLGVGGAVVAVVAAAGLASGMFSYEKPSRESALPDDIRASVPDASTGPASAPPSRTGAAPSLRPPAPPVPPVSASPSPSASPSATSASPSPSRSAEPTRSAPSAGATSSTGASDNSRKAPPPVLRRGSEGAEVTELELRLTQLGLYPSKASGHYNEGVEDAVSRYQLARGLQQDGLGVYGAETRSRLESETTDP
- a CDS encoding TMEM165/GDT1 family protein yields the protein MISITVTALVFGVVFLAELPDKTALAGLVLGTRYRASYVFAGVAAAFALHVALAVAAGSVLTLLPQQIVHVVTGVLFLGGAAVLLMKTDEGDEEIRKPENQSFWKVAGAGFMLILVAEFGDLTQIMTANLAARYDDPLSVGLGAVLALWAVAGLGIVGGKALMKRVPLSLITRIAALLMVALGVWSLWEAVAG
- a CDS encoding alkaline phosphatase D family protein, with the translated sequence MSGLRLGPLLRFADGTSATVWVETSRPCTAEVRCADGARGESRTFQVAGHHYALVPVTGLTPGTTTPYEVFLDGARVWPLSEAPFSSFPPSVIRTSPAGGELRVSFGSCRWAAPAADKRDPVGPDALDTLAARIAADPDGERPDVLLLLGDQVYADETSEATGRWLAARRDLREPPGSEVADYEEYTRLYYESWLDPEVRWLLSTVPSCMIFDDHDVIDDWNTSAAWLEDMRATPWWRERLLSGLMSYWVHQHLGNLSPAELAVDPLYAAVREAPDGTDDLRAFAAKADVAPAAVRWSYRRDFGRVRLLMVDSRAARVLEEDKRSMLDPGEAEWLREQALQERDSYDHLLIGTSLPWLLPHLVHDAEAWNAALCRGERGTRWARFGEKLRRKADLEHWAAFPASFAALADLIAEAGSGPEAPATILVLSGDVHHAYVAEPTWVSGAAPDARVLQLTCSPVHNSVPAYMRFGFRFGWSAAARALGRRFLRHGRCSRPPVDWRKKGGPWFGNQLMTLTVRGRWARLRLEQARPDGVLKTVEDSVLTPHE